A single Pseudobacteroides sp. DNA region contains:
- a CDS encoding saccharopine dehydrogenase C-terminal domain-containing protein codes for MKKILVLGAGLVARPLVRYLLNHKEFSVILADKVLTKTEKIIEKHPNGTALELDVDNTSELAKLVQKCDVVVSLLPWMMHEKVARVCIEYNKNLVTTSYVKPGLRALESEVKKRGLLFLKEIGVDPGVDHMIAMKAIDKIHSDNGKVVSFYSYGTSLPAYESNNNPIGYKFSWSPIGFLLVALNDGRYMENNQIIDISEKNLFEEYFLKSIPGVGFFEAFVNRDATHYIDLYGIHSAESIFRGSLRHIGFCETWHYFKKLGLLDREICFDFKTNSPRQVLAKLIKSDGKNLLRDISCFLNIPEYSLTIKKLEWLGLISDELLPLGNTSVFEMFGHVLQNHLNYEEDEKDMLILHQEIIAEYPGKTRQKILSTLVSKGDPFGDSATAYTVSLPAAIAVKLILEKKIGLTGIQIPIHPQIYEPVLEELNRLNINVVERYVDI; via the coding sequence ATGAAGAAAATCCTGGTGTTGGGTGCCGGACTTGTAGCTAGGCCCCTTGTTAGATATTTGCTTAATCATAAGGAATTCTCAGTAATTTTAGCAGATAAAGTACTGACAAAAACAGAGAAGATCATCGAGAAGCATCCCAATGGAACTGCACTGGAATTGGATGTAGACAACACTTCTGAACTCGCAAAGCTGGTACAGAAGTGTGATGTTGTAGTTAGCTTGCTACCATGGATGATGCATGAAAAGGTTGCTAGAGTGTGTATTGAATATAACAAAAATCTAGTTACGACTTCTTATGTAAAACCGGGATTAAGAGCTTTGGAAAGTGAAGTTAAAAAGAGAGGATTGTTGTTTTTAAAAGAAATTGGGGTTGATCCAGGAGTTGACCATATGATTGCAATGAAAGCCATTGATAAGATACATAGTGATAATGGAAAAGTGGTAAGTTTTTATTCATACGGCACAAGTCTGCCCGCATATGAATCAAATAATAACCCTATAGGATATAAGTTTTCATGGAGTCCTATCGGATTCTTACTTGTTGCACTAAATGATGGGCGTTACATGGAAAACAATCAAATTATTGATATTTCGGAGAAAAACCTGTTTGAAGAGTATTTTTTGAAAAGTATACCGGGTGTTGGGTTTTTTGAGGCCTTTGTCAACCGGGATGCAACACACTATATTGATTTGTATGGTATCCACTCTGCGGAGAGTATTTTTCGTGGTTCTTTAAGGCATATAGGTTTTTGCGAAACGTGGCATTATTTCAAAAAGCTAGGACTCCTAGATCGGGAGATTTGCTTTGACTTTAAGACAAATAGCCCTCGCCAGGTTTTAGCAAAACTTATAAAGAGTGATGGAAAGAACTTACTAAGGGATATTTCTTGTTTTCTTAATATTCCCGAATACTCTTTAACAATTAAAAAATTGGAGTGGCTAGGATTAATTTCTGATGAGTTGCTTCCATTGGGAAATACTAGTGTTTTTGAAATGTTTGGACATGTTTTGCAAAACCATTTGAATTACGAGGAAGACGAAAAGGACATGCTTATTCTTCATCAAGAGATAATTGCGGAATATCCAGGCAAAACCAGGCAAAAAATATTGTCAACGCTGGTTTCGAAGGGAGATCCTTTTGGTGACAGTGCGACAGCATATACTGTTAGTTTACCTGCTGCAATTGCAGTAAAACTAATTCTTGAAAAGAAAATTGGTTTAACTGGGATACAGATACCTATACATCCTCAAATATATGAACCAGTCTTAGAAGAACTAAATAGGCTGAATATAAACGTTGTAGAACGATATGTTGATATTTAG
- a CDS encoding bifunctional lysine ketoglutarate reductase /saccharopine dehydrogenase family protein — translation MNSIVIRAEDKNIWEKRTPVIPVDLKEVIDKTKSTAYVQTSSIRCFSDKEYKAQGAITCDDINAGDIIIGIKEIPEHKLLNDKVYLFFSHTIKGQSGGMPLLKKIMDSGSTLIDYERIVDENNRRLIYFGRFAGDAGTLDILWLLGEYWEHQGIHTPFIKCKQSTQYKSLNEAKESIVQIANIIKREGIDKAISPLVIGILGYGNVASGAKEILDCLNVKMIKPNELSNIAEDCYGECNTIYFCEFREEDLVKKKFGKPFDLQEYYKHPENYVNVFDNYLPFLTVIINGVYWDKAYPNFVTWNGLKKLYEKNERPKLCGIADISCDANGAIECNVKYTSIDHPAYLVDPITREITDGWRGDGIVMLAVDNLPAELPYDSSTFFSNRLKKFLPNIIEANYQNSLEQSGLCPEIKKAVIVYKGELTPEYEYLKKFIY, via the coding sequence ATGAACTCTATTGTTATTAGGGCTGAGGACAAGAATATATGGGAAAAACGAACACCAGTAATTCCAGTGGATTTAAAAGAAGTCATAGATAAAACAAAATCGACAGCCTATGTTCAAACCTCCAGTATTCGATGTTTTTCTGACAAAGAGTACAAAGCACAGGGAGCCATAACTTGCGACGATATCAACGCTGGAGATATTATCATAGGGATTAAGGAAATACCAGAACACAAGCTGTTAAATGATAAGGTATATTTATTTTTTTCTCATACCATAAAGGGGCAAAGCGGAGGTATGCCTCTATTAAAAAAGATCATGGATAGTGGTTCAACCTTGATAGATTATGAAAGAATTGTGGATGAAAATAACCGGAGGCTTATATATTTTGGAAGATTTGCCGGTGATGCCGGGACATTGGACATTCTATGGTTATTGGGAGAATATTGGGAGCACCAGGGTATTCATACACCTTTTATAAAGTGTAAACAGTCAACTCAATACAAGTCACTTAATGAAGCAAAAGAAAGCATAGTACAAATTGCTAATATTATAAAACGAGAAGGTATTGACAAAGCAATTTCTCCACTGGTAATAGGAATCCTTGGTTATGGAAATGTGGCTTCTGGAGCAAAAGAAATATTGGATTGCTTGAATGTAAAAATGATTAAGCCTAATGAGTTAAGCAATATTGCTGAGGACTGTTATGGGGAGTGCAATACAATCTATTTTTGTGAATTTAGAGAAGAGGACCTTGTCAAGAAAAAATTTGGTAAGCCCTTTGATTTACAAGAGTACTATAAGCATCCTGAAAACTACGTAAATGTTTTTGATAATTATTTACCGTTTTTAACTGTAATTATCAATGGAGTATACTGGGATAAAGCTTATCCCAATTTTGTAACCTGGAATGGATTAAAAAAGCTTTATGAAAAAAATGAAAGACCTAAGCTATGCGGAATTGCAGATATATCATGCGATGCCAATGGTGCTATAGAATGCAATGTGAAGTACACAAGTATTGACCATCCGGCTTACTTAGTCGATCCTATAACTCGGGAAATTACTGATGGGTGGAGAGGGGATGGAATCGTAATGCTTGCGGTGGATAATCTACCAGCAGAACTTCCTTATGATTCATCAACATTTTTTAGTAATAGGCTGAAAAAGTTCTTACCTAATATTATTGAGGCAAATTATCAAAATTCACTTGAACAGTCTGGATTATGTCCAGAGATAAAAAAGGCGGTAATTGTGTACAAGGGAGAATTGACACCAGAGTATGAATACCTAAAGAAATTTATTTACTAA
- a CDS encoding transposase has product MRTASNANNEKKYEFYLGCKNHILIDAISYLPISEVTTTANVADREMAIHLLEGTHSRLSLDETFFIADKGYDIKDIYNYVYSLRTESIRYNSRWKNLNTDKA; this is encoded by the coding sequence ATCAGAACTGCCAGCAATGCTAACAATGAGAAAAAGTATGAGTTCTACCTGGGATGCAAAAATCATATCCTAATTGATGCTATTTCATACTTGCCTATTTCCGAAGTAACTACTACAGCTAACGTCGCAGACAGAGAGATGGCCATACATCTACTCGAAGGAACTCATTCAAGGCTTTCCCTTGATGAAACTTTTTTCATTGCCGACAAAGGTTATGATATCAAGGATATTTACAATTATGTCTACTCTTTAAGAACTGAATCTATACGCTACAATTCCAGATGGAAAAATCTTAATACTGACAAAGCTTGA
- a CDS encoding ABC transporter ATP-binding protein, producing MKNSLTITGLTKKYDTKTAVNGFSAIVEKGEFFGLLGANGAGKTTTIECILGIKKMDAGTVEILGYNPVSDRKKLFQKVGVQFQQTNYQDKITVKEACQVAYSLYENAKDWNDLLKLFGLFDMQNRMVNDLSGGERQRLSVLLALIPNPELVFLDELTTGLDSKARRDIWKHLEQLKKRGLTIVLTSHYMDEVQTLCDRICILKHGNIVVMDTVPNVIKNSPCDNLEDAYLWYTDEEVNYNESF from the coding sequence ATGAAGAATAGTTTAACAATAACTGGGCTTACAAAAAAATACGATACTAAAACCGCCGTCAACGGTTTTAGTGCCATTGTGGAAAAAGGTGAATTTTTCGGCCTGTTGGGGGCAAATGGAGCTGGCAAAACCACAACAATAGAATGTATATTGGGCATAAAAAAGATGGATGCCGGAACAGTTGAAATCCTTGGATACAATCCTGTGTCAGACAGAAAAAAGCTATTCCAAAAGGTAGGTGTTCAATTCCAGCAAACTAATTATCAAGACAAAATTACTGTAAAAGAAGCTTGTCAGGTTGCCTATTCACTTTATGAAAATGCAAAAGATTGGAATGATCTTTTAAAACTGTTTGGGCTATTTGATATGCAAAACCGGATGGTAAATGATCTTTCAGGCGGAGAAAGGCAGAGGTTATCTGTACTTCTTGCATTAATCCCTAATCCCGAACTGGTATTTTTAGACGAGTTAACAACAGGCCTTGATTCAAAAGCACGTCGTGATATCTGGAAACATCTTGAACAACTAAAAAAGAGGGGATTAACTATTGTGCTTACTTCGCACTACATGGATGAGGTACAAACTTTATGCGATAGAATATGCATATTGAAGCATGGGAATATAGTGGTTATGGATACGGTTCCCAATGTAATTAAGAACAGTCCTTGCGATAATTTGGAGGATGCCTATCTTTGGTATACAGATGAGGAGGTTAATTACAATGAAAGCTTTTAA
- a CDS encoding ABC transporter permease, protein MKAFNAIIKTESKLVLRGMDTIFFGVLMPIVVAVILGFINGNKPAYEGANYSFMQQSFGALSSIGICATGLMGFPLVIADYRHKKILKRFQVTPVSPAIILLVQCVINLVISLISLLCVYTICALLFQYKMAGSLGMFLLAYGLVLIAIYGIGMMLSSVSPNIKTANLLCTLIYFPMILFSGATIPYEIMPTGAQKIMDFLPLTQGIKLLKAVSLNLPLNNVFFQVCLMAMFAVVCIIISIRFFKWE, encoded by the coding sequence ATGAAAGCTTTTAATGCAATTATTAAAACAGAAAGCAAGTTAGTTTTACGTGGAATGGATACTATATTTTTTGGAGTTTTAATGCCAATTGTTGTTGCAGTAATATTGGGATTTATTAATGGGAATAAGCCCGCTTATGAAGGTGCGAATTACTCCTTTATGCAACAATCTTTTGGTGCACTTTCTTCAATTGGTATATGTGCTACTGGCTTAATGGGATTTCCACTTGTAATTGCCGATTACAGGCATAAAAAGATATTGAAGCGGTTTCAGGTAACACCAGTAAGTCCTGCTATTATTTTGCTTGTGCAATGTGTCATTAACCTTGTAATTTCACTTATTTCACTCTTGTGTGTTTATACGATATGTGCCCTACTGTTCCAATATAAAATGGCAGGATCCCTTGGGATGTTTTTGCTTGCGTACGGCCTTGTGCTTATTGCAATTTATGGGATTGGAATGATGCTTTCCAGCGTGTCTCCCAACATAAAAACAGCTAACTTGCTCTGCACACTGATTTATTTTCCGATGATTTTGTTTTCAGGTGCAACAATCCCCTATGAGATTATGCCAACTGGTGCACAAAAGATAATGGATTTTTTACCGCTTACACAAGGAATTAAACTACTAAAGGCAGTATCCTTGAACTTGCCACTAAATAACGTGTTTTTTCAAGTCTGCTTGATGGCTATGTTTGCTGTAGTTTGTATCATCATATCCATTCGGTTTTTTAAATGGGAGTGA
- a CDS encoding MerR family transcriptional regulator, producing the protein MKYLKTSQIAEAVGVHPNTIRLYEKYGLLPLVPRGENGYRLYTNRHLEQVQLIRIAFSGEFMEGEIRDKTVDIIKTAANEKLNEALDKAYEYLEYIKIEYAKALDALNMIQKWISGNINTDDIVFRKRREVAKFLNISIDTLRNWERNNLIIIPHDAQNNRVYGPKEITMLKVIRTLRMANYSMMSILRMIKYVEDGNLDSIIAVAFSSHEEDLKSATDRWISTLLKLEKNSIDLIIKLKDMLERNTASTLSEK; encoded by the coding sequence ATGAAATATTTAAAAACTTCACAAATTGCCGAAGCAGTGGGTGTTCATCCAAATACTATACGCCTTTATGAAAAGTATGGTTTGTTGCCGCTAGTACCACGAGGTGAAAATGGTTATCGTCTTTATACAAATAGGCATTTGGAGCAGGTTCAACTAATAAGAATTGCATTTAGTGGTGAATTCATGGAAGGAGAAATACGAGATAAAACAGTTGATATAATCAAAACAGCTGCAAATGAAAAGTTAAATGAAGCATTAGACAAAGCTTATGAATATTTAGAATATATCAAAATTGAGTATGCAAAAGCTTTAGATGCACTGAATATGATACAAAAGTGGATTAGTGGAAATATAAATACGGATGATATTGTTTTTCGAAAGAGAAGAGAAGTAGCAAAATTTTTAAATATTTCTATTGATACTCTTAGAAACTGGGAACGAAATAACTTGATAATAATACCTCATGATGCCCAAAATAATAGAGTGTATGGTCCAAAAGAAATTACCATGTTAAAGGTAATTAGAACCCTAAGAATGGCCAACTATAGCATGATGTCTATACTACGTATGATAAAATATGTTGAAGATGGTAATTTGGATAGTATAATAGCAGTGGCTTTTTCTTCACATGAAGAAGATTTAAAAAGTGCTACTGATCGATGGATTTCAACTTTGTTAAAATTAGAGAAAAATTCCATAGATTTAATAATAAAACTTAAAGACATGTTAGAACGGAATACTGCTTCAACACTATCTGAAAAGTAG
- the tnpA gene encoding IS66 family insertion sequence element accessory protein TnpA, with product MDKITDAKTEFRLKQWTQIVQACQSSSMTVVGWCEQNNVKIKSYYYWLHCSPEK from the coding sequence GTGGATAAAATAACAGATGCTAAAACTGAATTCCGGCTCAAGCAGTGGACCCAGATAGTCCAGGCGTGCCAATCCAGTAGTATGACGGTTGTCGGTTGGTGCGAACAGAACAATGTAAAAATCAAATCATATTACTACTGGTTGCACTGTTCTCCGGAAAAATAA
- a CDS encoding AI-2E family transporter codes for MSSLFPYAKRLVKYKNAIMDIVKDTNKTLSTYITGQALIALILGVLSYIGYLIIGFKYSFILSFFVVITSFIPMFGAVIGVVPACFVGLSTSIALFLAAGSLYGFIGMLIAVPTCAAFKVVAAGGIRILKIWRSGKI; via the coding sequence ATGAGCAGCTTATTTCCCTATGCAAAGAGACTGGTAAAATATAAAAATGCGATTATGGATATCGTCAAGGATACCAATAAAACGCTTTCCACATATATAACAGGGCAGGCACTCATTGCGTTAATCTTGGGAGTACTGTCTTATATAGGGTATTTAATTATCGGATTCAAGTATTCTTTTATTCTTTCTTTTTTTGTAGTGATAACATCATTTATACCTATGTTCGGTGCTGTCATAGGAGTTGTCCCGGCTTGCTTTGTAGGCCTTTCGACAAGTATCGCACTTTTCCTGGCTGCAGGGTCGCTGTATGGCTTTATAGGCATGCTTATTGCTGTTCCGACATGTGCAGCATTCAAGGTTGTTGCCGCAGGCGGAATACGTATTTTGAAGATATGGAGGAGCGGGAAAATATAG
- a CDS encoding copper amine oxidase N-terminal domain-containing protein codes for MIKKILSIIVILMFGLVWVIPSAAINLPSKSTLVSDHQKNTADKTKLNIDDEDEDEDEDEDEDEDETVTGSVYNDDEDDDEDESVTGSVYKDDDDEEDDEDEDEIDEQTLRNVTDAVYGKAAEQPKDVIALLKGKNISMDDILKALVKITENKETANMTDDDLELYADTMYDNIETQKESFNDLYNSLQKLSDLYDKVGELERAIEVQKQAIKSNFQDLKAYKKLGEDLDKKGEKGIRTFVNGEMVNYDVKPLIQEGRTLVPIRAIAESLKSQVEWNAEEKTITLKKDNMEIKLVIGEEIAYINNNSVKLDVPAEIIDGRTLIPVRFISEAYGSTVNWEPVSQTVVIY; via the coding sequence ATGATAAAAAAAATATTATCAATAATTGTAATTCTTATGTTTGGTTTAGTTTGGGTAATACCATCTGCAGCAATCAATTTACCATCCAAAAGTACACTTGTTTCTGATCATCAGAAGAACACAGCAGATAAAACGAAGTTAAACATTGATGATGAGGACGAGGATGAGGACGAGGATGAAGACGAGGATGAAGACGAAACTGTTACCGGCAGTGTATATAACGATGATGAAGATGATGACGAAGATGAAAGTGTTACCGGCAGCGTATATAAGGATGACGATGATGAAGAAGATGATGAAGACGAAGATGAAATAGACGAACAAACACTGCGTAATGTAACTGATGCTGTTTATGGCAAAGCTGCAGAGCAGCCCAAAGACGTTATAGCATTACTTAAGGGCAAGAATATATCGATGGACGATATTTTAAAAGCCCTGGTCAAAATTACTGAAAATAAAGAAACTGCAAATATGACTGATGATGACCTGGAATTATATGCGGATACAATGTATGATAATATTGAAACTCAGAAAGAGAGTTTTAACGACCTATACAATTCATTACAGAAACTTTCGGATTTGTATGATAAGGTAGGAGAACTGGAAAGAGCCATTGAGGTGCAAAAACAAGCTATCAAGTCTAATTTCCAGGACTTAAAAGCATATAAGAAGCTTGGTGAGGATTTAGATAAAAAAGGAGAAAAAGGTATTAGAACTTTTGTCAACGGTGAAATGGTAAACTATGATGTAAAACCATTGATTCAAGAGGGCCGGACCCTGGTCCCTATCCGTGCAATTGCCGAATCACTTAAATCTCAGGTAGAATGGAATGCAGAAGAAAAAACAATAACTCTTAAAAAAGATAATATGGAGATAAAATTAGTTATCGGTGAGGAGATTGCTTATATCAATAACAACTCAGTCAAGCTTGATGTTCCTGCTGAAATTATCGACGGCCGAACCCTTATACCGGTGCGCTTTATAAGTGAGGCATATGGTTCTACCGTAAACTGGGAACCGGTATCACAGACAGTTGTTATTTATTAA
- a CDS encoding sigma factor has protein sequence MDDSQINQKILEVANGNELVRQQIINQYKPYIINIVSHICKRFITWSDEESSIGLLAFNKAIDTYESSKGRAFLSYAYFIINRNLINFFHQNQKGEQYLSLDYISNSEDSNLTAIEIEKSIQYYEEKVQNSDLVQEILELEEEISHYDIVFEELESFSPKHKDTKIMIDGMVENFLKDKNLIDELIKKKRFPAALFVKKTGYSVKTIERHRKYLITLIIISLHPEWTHLLTYISNKSERSG, from the coding sequence ATGGATGACTCACAAATAAATCAGAAAATATTAGAAGTAGCAAATGGAAATGAGCTTGTACGCCAACAAATAATAAATCAATATAAGCCCTACATTATCAATATTGTAAGTCACATATGCAAAAGATTTATTACTTGGAGTGATGAAGAGTCCAGTATCGGACTGCTAGCTTTCAATAAGGCAATTGACACTTATGAATCATCAAAAGGCCGGGCATTCCTCAGTTATGCGTATTTTATAATTAATCGGAATTTAATAAATTTTTTTCATCAAAACCAAAAAGGTGAGCAGTATTTATCCTTGGACTATATTTCAAATAGTGAAGACTCAAATTTGACAGCAATAGAAATAGAAAAATCAATTCAATATTATGAGGAAAAAGTTCAAAACAGTGACCTTGTACAAGAGATATTAGAATTAGAAGAGGAAATCTCCCACTATGATATTGTATTTGAAGAACTGGAATCTTTTTCACCGAAACACAAGGATACAAAAATTATGATCGATGGAATGGTAGAAAATTTTCTGAAAGACAAGAATTTAATTGATGAACTGATAAAGAAAAAGAGGTTCCCTGCAGCCTTGTTTGTGAAGAAAACCGGCTATTCCGTAAAAACAATAGAGCGACACCGTAAATACCTGATTACATTAATCATCATTTCGCTGCATCCCGAGTGGACACATTTATTAACTTATATAAGCAATAAATCAGAAAGGAGTGGTTGA
- a CDS encoding anti-sigma-I factor RsgI family protein encodes MEKTWVVVKVKNNQVVLLNTIDGSFKNVCCSQKQIPLIGENFEYSEQNTPKIRFVKIAAVACMLALVVSLFGLFHTGNSQSAYLIAMDINPSIEVHISKDLIITELTSLNTDGDNVIKNINYKNKNYKETMELIIAECIEQNYLKQHEANLITTTIIPLQKFNKIKEIEVENTINESLSSHYTSATINVFTGKEEIIEEAHKFSISINKYRIYKELKDRGINITLDETKNKTLKDLLSLENKFKSNRNSEINQPQTGGNSNGYNNSVTNSYESKNTIPPNGTNGNITNNTNTSTPEKGKYIHTPDANNLNGNDPTDTDEPSEPIDDNDDPEENEPVQIGDDNDQDKNSSTDTGKSSELTQEEDELTQIDDDND; translated from the coding sequence TTGGAAAAAACATGGGTTGTTGTAAAAGTAAAAAATAATCAGGTTGTTTTATTAAATACAATTGATGGCTCATTTAAAAATGTCTGCTGCTCTCAAAAACAGATTCCTTTAATCGGAGAAAACTTTGAGTATTCCGAACAAAACACACCAAAAATAAGATTTGTAAAAATTGCAGCTGTAGCTTGCATGCTTGCTTTAGTAGTTTCCTTGTTTGGACTTTTTCATACCGGGAATTCCCAATCTGCATATCTTATAGCAATGGATATCAATCCGAGCATAGAGGTGCATATAAGCAAAGACCTTATTATTACCGAATTAACTTCTCTTAATACCGATGGAGATAATGTTATAAAAAACATCAATTATAAAAATAAAAACTATAAGGAAACCATGGAGCTTATTATAGCTGAATGCATTGAGCAAAACTATTTAAAACAGCATGAGGCCAATTTAATTACAACAACAATCATACCGCTTCAAAAATTCAATAAAATCAAGGAAATTGAAGTTGAAAATACTATAAATGAATCCCTCTCCAGTCATTATACTTCTGCAACCATAAATGTATTTACCGGAAAAGAAGAAATTATTGAAGAGGCACATAAATTTTCAATTTCTATAAATAAGTACAGGATATATAAAGAATTAAAGGATAGGGGAATAAATATTACACTAGATGAGACAAAAAATAAAACATTGAAGGATTTGCTCAGTTTGGAAAATAAATTTAAATCAAATAGAAACAGTGAAATAAATCAACCTCAAACAGGTGGAAATAGTAACGGCTACAATAATTCAGTTACAAATTCATATGAAAGTAAAAACACCATTCCCCCGAATGGCACAAACGGTAATATAACTAACAATACAAATACATCTACTCCTGAGAAAGGAAAGTACATTCATACGCCTGACGCTAATAATTTAAACGGAAATGATCCAACTGATACAGATGAGCCATCTGAACCAATTGATGACAATGATGATCCGGAAGAAAACGAACCTGTTCAGATAGGTGATGATAATGACCAGGATAAAAATAGTTCCACTGACACAGGCAAATCTTCCGAATTGACCCAGGAAGAAGACGAACTTACCCAGATAGATGATGATAATGACTAG
- the tnpB gene encoding IS66 family insertion sequence element accessory protein TnpB (TnpB, as the term is used for proteins encoded by IS66 family insertion elements, is considered an accessory protein, since TnpC, encoded by a neighboring gene, is a DDE family transposase.) yields MFVFCNRNHNLIKIIQWDGTGLWLLMKRLDKGDFRWPMTASDVTQVSIKELRWLHIEHKLSDEERICSECGKLLKVITKEKTSYLRFVPARVEREEH; encoded by the coding sequence CTGTTTGTATTTTGTAATAGAAATCATAACCTTATAAAAATAATTCAGTGGGATGGGACAGGTCTATGGCTTTTAATGAAGCGACTGGATAAAGGAGATTTTCGATGGCCCATGACTGCATCTGATGTAACGCAAGTATCTATTAAAGAACTTCGATGGTTACATATTGAACATAAACTTTCTGATGAAGAAAGAATCTGCAGTGAATGCGGTAAATTACTTAAAGTTATTACAAAAGAAAAAACCAGCTATCTCAGGTTTGTCCCAGCACGCGTTGAAAGGGAGGAACATTAG
- the scfA gene encoding six-cysteine ranthipeptide SCIFF, with amino-acid sequence MKHIKTLNGSNLKDSVKNGGCGECQTSCQSACKTSCTVANQSCQKQ; translated from the coding sequence ATGAAACACATTAAAACGCTTAACGGTTCTAACCTAAAAGACAGTGTTAAAAATGGCGGTTGTGGAGAATGTCAGACTTCATGCCAATCTGCATGCAAGACATCCTGCACAGTAGCTAATCAAAGCTGTCAAAAACAATAG